One genomic window of Misgurnus anguillicaudatus chromosome 12, ASM2758022v2, whole genome shotgun sequence includes the following:
- the rnft1 gene encoding E3 ubiquitin-protein ligase RNFT1 isoform X2 gives MKLRAQYDRAAYIESRRTHKPRDSPDPMQPESSPHNGHGLSLTLQPELLARMPGAGTSGGPETAENVRVPVASSTSGRGATSRRPRAPSHSHSHSHGHTHTHEHDHESESGESDMESGESSSSVSELRYLLRWVKKSLPFIVILGAKLILQHALGLAVAVGLFTTFMYVNKGIQTQVFLHERRTKRQCLWLLLFLITSSLLLFFTFYAQSLYRCLIFANPTIDFQNFWEVLWCVGVTNFTVKFAFMGLKCFILLVPAPLMAYRRRGQWYMFLEEVSQVYQAIAPVPLWFRYLVSYDEMENSVGLTLGILLALLYLIMKLLGLYGQWGSLHKTLQAFFSYEVNGAPATSNQCMEAGDICPICQADFKQPRVLLCQHIFCEECISHWFNQEKTCPLCRTVITDKVHKWKDGATSSYLQIY, from the exons ATGAAACTCCGCGCGCAGTATGACAG AGCAGCATATATCGAATCCAGAAGAACGCATAAACCGAGGGATTCACCTGACCCGATGCAGCCCGAATCGAGCCCACACAACGGGCACGGGCTGTCATTAACCCTGCAGCCGGAGCTGCTCGCCCGAATGCCGGGTGCTGGAACTTCCGGCGGACCGGAAACCGCCGAGAACGTCAGAGTTCCAGTCGCCAGCTCGACGAGCGGACGAGGCGCGACCTCGCGGAGGCCGAGAGCACCCAGCCACAGCCATAGTCATTCTCAcgggcacacacacacgcacgaaCATGATCACGAGTCCGAAAGCGGAGAATCGGACATGGAGTCTGGAGAATCAAGTAGCTCAGTATCGGAACTGCGTTACCTTTTGCGGTGGGTCAAGAAGAGTCTTCCCTTCATAGTCATCCTGGGTGCGAAACTGATCCTTCAACACGCCCTGG GTCTGGCTGTTGCCGTTGGCCTGTTTACTACTTTTATGTATGTCAACAAAGGCATTCAAACCCAGGTCTTTCTCCAT GAGCGAAGGACGAAGCGGCAGTGTCTCTGGCTCTTGTTGTTCCTCATAACCTCCAGTCTTCTACTGTTCTTCACTTTTTACGCTCAGTCACTTTACCGCTG ccTCATCTTCGCCAACCCAACAATAGATTTCCAAAACTTCTGGGAGGTTTTGTGGTGCGTCGGTGTGACTAACTTTACTGTGAAGTTTGCCTTCATGGGGCTCAAGTGTTTTATTCTTTTGGTCCCCGCTCCCCTCATGGCGTATCGGCGAAGG GGTCAGTGGTATATGTTTCTGGAGGAGGTCAGTCAGGTTTATCAGGCCATTGCTCCTGTGCCGCTCTGGTTCCGCTATTTGGTCAGCTATGACGAGATGGAAAACTCAGTGGGTTTGACTCTGGGAATCCTGCTGGCCTTGCTCTACCTCATAATGAAG CTTTTAGGATTGTACGGACAGTGGGGATCGTTGCACAAAACACTACAGGCTTTTTTCAGTTATGAG GTAAATGGAGCCCCTGCCACTTCAAACCAATGCATGGAGGCAGGCGACATTTGTCCAATCTGTCAAGCTGACTTTAAACAGCCTCGGGTTCTCTTGTGTCAG CATATCTTCTGTGAGGAATGCATCTCTCATTGGTTCAACCAGGAGAAAACCTGCCCGCTCTGTCGCACGGTTATCACAGACAAGGTGCATAAGTGGAAAGATGGCGCGACATCGTCTTATTTACAGATTTACTGA
- the rnft1 gene encoding E3 ubiquitin-protein ligase RNFT1 isoform X1 produces the protein MEACDRSAPLRGQLRAAYIESRRTHKPRDSPDPMQPESSPHNGHGLSLTLQPELLARMPGAGTSGGPETAENVRVPVASSTSGRGATSRRPRAPSHSHSHSHGHTHTHEHDHESESGESDMESGESSSSVSELRYLLRWVKKSLPFIVILGAKLILQHALGLAVAVGLFTTFMYVNKGIQTQVFLHERRTKRQCLWLLLFLITSSLLLFFTFYAQSLYRCLIFANPTIDFQNFWEVLWCVGVTNFTVKFAFMGLKCFILLVPAPLMAYRRRGQWYMFLEEVSQVYQAIAPVPLWFRYLVSYDEMENSVGLTLGILLALLYLIMKLLGLYGQWGSLHKTLQAFFSYEVNGAPATSNQCMEAGDICPICQADFKQPRVLLCQHIFCEECISHWFNQEKTCPLCRTVITDKVHKWKDGATSSYLQIY, from the exons AGCAGCATATATCGAATCCAGAAGAACGCATAAACCGAGGGATTCACCTGACCCGATGCAGCCCGAATCGAGCCCACACAACGGGCACGGGCTGTCATTAACCCTGCAGCCGGAGCTGCTCGCCCGAATGCCGGGTGCTGGAACTTCCGGCGGACCGGAAACCGCCGAGAACGTCAGAGTTCCAGTCGCCAGCTCGACGAGCGGACGAGGCGCGACCTCGCGGAGGCCGAGAGCACCCAGCCACAGCCATAGTCATTCTCAcgggcacacacacacgcacgaaCATGATCACGAGTCCGAAAGCGGAGAATCGGACATGGAGTCTGGAGAATCAAGTAGCTCAGTATCGGAACTGCGTTACCTTTTGCGGTGGGTCAAGAAGAGTCTTCCCTTCATAGTCATCCTGGGTGCGAAACTGATCCTTCAACACGCCCTGG GTCTGGCTGTTGCCGTTGGCCTGTTTACTACTTTTATGTATGTCAACAAAGGCATTCAAACCCAGGTCTTTCTCCAT GAGCGAAGGACGAAGCGGCAGTGTCTCTGGCTCTTGTTGTTCCTCATAACCTCCAGTCTTCTACTGTTCTTCACTTTTTACGCTCAGTCACTTTACCGCTG ccTCATCTTCGCCAACCCAACAATAGATTTCCAAAACTTCTGGGAGGTTTTGTGGTGCGTCGGTGTGACTAACTTTACTGTGAAGTTTGCCTTCATGGGGCTCAAGTGTTTTATTCTTTTGGTCCCCGCTCCCCTCATGGCGTATCGGCGAAGG GGTCAGTGGTATATGTTTCTGGAGGAGGTCAGTCAGGTTTATCAGGCCATTGCTCCTGTGCCGCTCTGGTTCCGCTATTTGGTCAGCTATGACGAGATGGAAAACTCAGTGGGTTTGACTCTGGGAATCCTGCTGGCCTTGCTCTACCTCATAATGAAG CTTTTAGGATTGTACGGACAGTGGGGATCGTTGCACAAAACACTACAGGCTTTTTTCAGTTATGAG GTAAATGGAGCCCCTGCCACTTCAAACCAATGCATGGAGGCAGGCGACATTTGTCCAATCTGTCAAGCTGACTTTAAACAGCCTCGGGTTCTCTTGTGTCAG CATATCTTCTGTGAGGAATGCATCTCTCATTGGTTCAACCAGGAGAAAACCTGCCCGCTCTGTCGCACGGTTATCACAGACAAGGTGCATAAGTGGAAAGATGGCGCGACATCGTCTTATTTACAGATTTACTGA
- the rps6kb1a gene encoding ribosomal protein S6 kinase beta-1 isoform X5 — protein sequence MEDCQKFEISENNVNQGTEQIRPECFELLRVLGKGGYGKVFQVRKVTGITSGKIFAMKVLKKAMIIRNAKDTAHTKAERSILEEVKHPFIVDLIYAFQTGGKLYLILEYLSGGELFMQLEREGIFMEDTACFYLAEISRALGHLHQKGIIYRDLKPENIMLSNNGHVKLTDFGLCKESIHDGTVTHTFCGTIEYMAPEILMRSGHNRAVDWWSLGALMYDMLTGAPPFTAENRKKTIDKILKCKLNLPPYLTQEARDLLKKLLKRNASQRLGAGRGDVLEVQVHSFFRHTNWDDLLACKVDPPFKPFLVRASVSFLINLLTFLLLHFICLYAIITSHRSLFLQQSADDVSQFDSKFTSQTPVDSPDDSTLSESANQVFLGFTYIAPSVLENMKEKFTYEPKSRSPRQLLGSPRTPVSPVKVKGDDGWSQGPPFPEVPTTTLPSSHPLTDTRMEVSSVEQMDINSGIEVSAPLPIKRPLGSTMGPFMPYPVLSKRPEHLRINL from the exons ATGGAAGATTGTCAAAAGTTTGAAATCTCAGAAAACAACGTGAATCAAGGAACAGAGCAGATTCGTCCTGAGTGCTTCGAGTTGCTCCGTGTTTTGGGTAAAGGAGGCTATGGAAAG GTCTTTCAAGTACGCAAGGTTACTGGGATAACTTCTGGAAAGATATTTGCTATGAAGGTCTTAAAAAAG GCCATGATCATACGAAATGCGAAGGACACGGCTCACACTAAAGCAGAGAGGAGCATCCTGGAGGAAGTTAAGCATCCCTTTATTGTGGACCTTATATATGCCTTCCAGACAGGAGGCAAACTTTACCTCATACTCGAGTATCTTAGCG GTGGCGAGCTGTTCATGCAGCTGGAGAGGGAGGGCATCTTCATGGAGGACACGGCCTG CTTTTACCTAGCAGAAATTTCCAGGGCCTTGGGTCACCTCCACCAGAAAGGCATCATCTACAGAGATCTGAAACCAGAAAACATCATGCTTAGCAACAATG GTCACGTGAAGTTAACAGACTTTGGACTCTGTAAGGAGTCGATCCACGATGGCACAGTTACACACACCTTCTGTGGAACCATAGAGTACAT GGCACCAGAAATCCTAATGAGAAGTGGCCATAACCGAGCTGTGGACTGGTGGAGTCTGGGGGCTCTGATGTATGATATGCTAACAGGAGCT CCTCCTTTCACGGCCGAGAATCGCAAAAAGACCATTGATAAAATCCTGAAATGCAAACTAAACCTTCCTCCGTACCTTACTCAAGAAGCACGGGACCTTTTGAAAAAG CTGCTAAAGAGAAATGCATCACAGAGGTTGGGAGCAGGTCGAGGAGATGTATTAGAAGTTCAG GTTCACTCCTTCTTCAGACATACAAACTGGGATGATCTACTGGCTTGTAAAGTTGACCCACCTTTTAAGCCTTTTTTGGTACGAGCGAGTGTTTCCTTTCTTATCAATCTGCTTACATTTCTCCTATTGCATTTTATATGTCTGTATGCAATAATAACTTCTCACAGATCTCTGTTTCTACAGCAATCAGCAGATGATGTTAGCCAGTTTGATTCAAAGTTTACCAGTCAGACTCCTGTAGACAGTCCAGATGATTCAACACTCAGCGAAAGTGCCAATCAAGTCTTCCTG GGCTTTACGTACATAGCTCCATCTGTGCTCGAAAACATGAAGGAAAAGTTCACATACGAGCCAAAATCCCGTTCACCTCGCCAGCTTCTGGGAAGCCCGAGAACACCAGTGAG TCCTGTAAAGGTTAAAGGGGATGATGGTTGGTCTCAAGGTCCACCCTTCCCAGAAGTCCCCACAACCACATTGCCCTCCTCACACCCCCTCACTGATACAAGAATGGAGGTGTCCAGTGTGGAGCAGATGGACATTAACAGCGGCATAGAGGTTTCTGCCCCGCTTCCCATCAAAAGGCCTTTGGGATCCACCATGGGACCATTCATGCCTTACCCTGTGCTTTCCAAGAGGCCTGAACATTTGAGAATCAATCTATGA
- the rps6kb1a gene encoding ribosomal protein S6 kinase beta-1 isoform X1 yields MAGVFDIDLDQPEENVTDDELADGAQLNECVDNGSGIEFRMEDCQKFEISENNVNQGTEQIRPECFELLRVLGKGGYGKVFQVRKVTGITSGKIFAMKVLKKAMIIRNAKDTAHTKAERSILEEVKHPFIVDLIYAFQTGGKLYLILEYLSGGELFMQLEREGIFMEDTACFYLAEISRALGHLHQKGIIYRDLKPENIMLSNNGHVKLTDFGLCKESIHDGTVTHTFCGTIEYMAPEILMRSGHNRAVDWWSLGALMYDMLTGAPPFTAENRKKTIDKILKCKLNLPPYLTQEARDLLKKLLKRNASQRLGAGRGDVLEVQVHSFFRHTNWDDLLACKVDPPFKPFLVRASVSFLINLLTFLLLHFICLYAIITSHRSLFLQQSADDVSQFDSKFTSQTPVDSPDDSTLSESANQVFLGFTYIAPSVLENMKEKFTYEPKSRSPRQLLGSPRTPVSPVKVKGDDGWSQGPPFPEVPTTTLPSSHPLTDTRMEVSSVEQMDINSGIEVSAPLPIKRPLGSTMGPFMPYPVLSKRPEHLRINL; encoded by the exons ATGGCCGGTGTGTTTGATATCGATCTGGATCAGCCTGAGGAGAATGTAACGGACGATGAGCTCGCTGACGGG GCCCAGTTGAACGAATGTGTGGACAATGGCAGTGGAATTGAATT CAGGATGGAAGATTGTCAAAAGTTTGAAATCTCAGAAAACAACGTGAATCAAGGAACAGAGCAGATTCGTCCTGAGTGCTTCGAGTTGCTCCGTGTTTTGGGTAAAGGAGGCTATGGAAAG GTCTTTCAAGTACGCAAGGTTACTGGGATAACTTCTGGAAAGATATTTGCTATGAAGGTCTTAAAAAAG GCCATGATCATACGAAATGCGAAGGACACGGCTCACACTAAAGCAGAGAGGAGCATCCTGGAGGAAGTTAAGCATCCCTTTATTGTGGACCTTATATATGCCTTCCAGACAGGAGGCAAACTTTACCTCATACTCGAGTATCTTAGCG GTGGCGAGCTGTTCATGCAGCTGGAGAGGGAGGGCATCTTCATGGAGGACACGGCCTG CTTTTACCTAGCAGAAATTTCCAGGGCCTTGGGTCACCTCCACCAGAAAGGCATCATCTACAGAGATCTGAAACCAGAAAACATCATGCTTAGCAACAATG GTCACGTGAAGTTAACAGACTTTGGACTCTGTAAGGAGTCGATCCACGATGGCACAGTTACACACACCTTCTGTGGAACCATAGAGTACAT GGCACCAGAAATCCTAATGAGAAGTGGCCATAACCGAGCTGTGGACTGGTGGAGTCTGGGGGCTCTGATGTATGATATGCTAACAGGAGCT CCTCCTTTCACGGCCGAGAATCGCAAAAAGACCATTGATAAAATCCTGAAATGCAAACTAAACCTTCCTCCGTACCTTACTCAAGAAGCACGGGACCTTTTGAAAAAG CTGCTAAAGAGAAATGCATCACAGAGGTTGGGAGCAGGTCGAGGAGATGTATTAGAAGTTCAG GTTCACTCCTTCTTCAGACATACAAACTGGGATGATCTACTGGCTTGTAAAGTTGACCCACCTTTTAAGCCTTTTTTGGTACGAGCGAGTGTTTCCTTTCTTATCAATCTGCTTACATTTCTCCTATTGCATTTTATATGTCTGTATGCAATAATAACTTCTCACAGATCTCTGTTTCTACAGCAATCAGCAGATGATGTTAGCCAGTTTGATTCAAAGTTTACCAGTCAGACTCCTGTAGACAGTCCAGATGATTCAACACTCAGCGAAAGTGCCAATCAAGTCTTCCTG GGCTTTACGTACATAGCTCCATCTGTGCTCGAAAACATGAAGGAAAAGTTCACATACGAGCCAAAATCCCGTTCACCTCGCCAGCTTCTGGGAAGCCCGAGAACACCAGTGAG TCCTGTAAAGGTTAAAGGGGATGATGGTTGGTCTCAAGGTCCACCCTTCCCAGAAGTCCCCACAACCACATTGCCCTCCTCACACCCCCTCACTGATACAAGAATGGAGGTGTCCAGTGTGGAGCAGATGGACATTAACAGCGGCATAGAGGTTTCTGCCCCGCTTCCCATCAAAAGGCCTTTGGGATCCACCATGGGACCATTCATGCCTTACCCTGTGCTTTCCAAGAGGCCTGAACATTTGAGAATCAATCTATGA
- the rps6kb1a gene encoding ribosomal protein S6 kinase beta-1 isoform X2 → MAGVFDIDLDQPEENVTDDELADGAQLNECVDNGSGIELMEDCQKFEISENNVNQGTEQIRPECFELLRVLGKGGYGKVFQVRKVTGITSGKIFAMKVLKKAMIIRNAKDTAHTKAERSILEEVKHPFIVDLIYAFQTGGKLYLILEYLSGGELFMQLEREGIFMEDTACFYLAEISRALGHLHQKGIIYRDLKPENIMLSNNGHVKLTDFGLCKESIHDGTVTHTFCGTIEYMAPEILMRSGHNRAVDWWSLGALMYDMLTGAPPFTAENRKKTIDKILKCKLNLPPYLTQEARDLLKKLLKRNASQRLGAGRGDVLEVQVHSFFRHTNWDDLLACKVDPPFKPFLVRASVSFLINLLTFLLLHFICLYAIITSHRSLFLQQSADDVSQFDSKFTSQTPVDSPDDSTLSESANQVFLGFTYIAPSVLENMKEKFTYEPKSRSPRQLLGSPRTPVSPVKVKGDDGWSQGPPFPEVPTTTLPSSHPLTDTRMEVSSVEQMDINSGIEVSAPLPIKRPLGSTMGPFMPYPVLSKRPEHLRINL, encoded by the exons ATGGCCGGTGTGTTTGATATCGATCTGGATCAGCCTGAGGAGAATGTAACGGACGATGAGCTCGCTGACGGG GCCCAGTTGAACGAATGTGTGGACAATGGCAGTGGAATTGAATT GATGGAAGATTGTCAAAAGTTTGAAATCTCAGAAAACAACGTGAATCAAGGAACAGAGCAGATTCGTCCTGAGTGCTTCGAGTTGCTCCGTGTTTTGGGTAAAGGAGGCTATGGAAAG GTCTTTCAAGTACGCAAGGTTACTGGGATAACTTCTGGAAAGATATTTGCTATGAAGGTCTTAAAAAAG GCCATGATCATACGAAATGCGAAGGACACGGCTCACACTAAAGCAGAGAGGAGCATCCTGGAGGAAGTTAAGCATCCCTTTATTGTGGACCTTATATATGCCTTCCAGACAGGAGGCAAACTTTACCTCATACTCGAGTATCTTAGCG GTGGCGAGCTGTTCATGCAGCTGGAGAGGGAGGGCATCTTCATGGAGGACACGGCCTG CTTTTACCTAGCAGAAATTTCCAGGGCCTTGGGTCACCTCCACCAGAAAGGCATCATCTACAGAGATCTGAAACCAGAAAACATCATGCTTAGCAACAATG GTCACGTGAAGTTAACAGACTTTGGACTCTGTAAGGAGTCGATCCACGATGGCACAGTTACACACACCTTCTGTGGAACCATAGAGTACAT GGCACCAGAAATCCTAATGAGAAGTGGCCATAACCGAGCTGTGGACTGGTGGAGTCTGGGGGCTCTGATGTATGATATGCTAACAGGAGCT CCTCCTTTCACGGCCGAGAATCGCAAAAAGACCATTGATAAAATCCTGAAATGCAAACTAAACCTTCCTCCGTACCTTACTCAAGAAGCACGGGACCTTTTGAAAAAG CTGCTAAAGAGAAATGCATCACAGAGGTTGGGAGCAGGTCGAGGAGATGTATTAGAAGTTCAG GTTCACTCCTTCTTCAGACATACAAACTGGGATGATCTACTGGCTTGTAAAGTTGACCCACCTTTTAAGCCTTTTTTGGTACGAGCGAGTGTTTCCTTTCTTATCAATCTGCTTACATTTCTCCTATTGCATTTTATATGTCTGTATGCAATAATAACTTCTCACAGATCTCTGTTTCTACAGCAATCAGCAGATGATGTTAGCCAGTTTGATTCAAAGTTTACCAGTCAGACTCCTGTAGACAGTCCAGATGATTCAACACTCAGCGAAAGTGCCAATCAAGTCTTCCTG GGCTTTACGTACATAGCTCCATCTGTGCTCGAAAACATGAAGGAAAAGTTCACATACGAGCCAAAATCCCGTTCACCTCGCCAGCTTCTGGGAAGCCCGAGAACACCAGTGAG TCCTGTAAAGGTTAAAGGGGATGATGGTTGGTCTCAAGGTCCACCCTTCCCAGAAGTCCCCACAACCACATTGCCCTCCTCACACCCCCTCACTGATACAAGAATGGAGGTGTCCAGTGTGGAGCAGATGGACATTAACAGCGGCATAGAGGTTTCTGCCCCGCTTCCCATCAAAAGGCCTTTGGGATCCACCATGGGACCATTCATGCCTTACCCTGTGCTTTCCAAGAGGCCTGAACATTTGAGAATCAATCTATGA
- the rps6kb1a gene encoding ribosomal protein S6 kinase beta-1 isoform X3, with protein MAGVFDIDLDQPEENVTDDELADGAQLNECVDNGSGIEFRMEDCQKFEISENNVNQGTEQIRPECFELLRVLGKGGYGKVFQVRKVTGITSGKIFAMKVLKKAMIIRNAKDTAHTKAERSILEEVKHPFIVDLIYAFQTGGKLYLILEYLSGGELFMQLEREGIFMEDTACFYLAEISRALGHLHQKGIIYRDLKPENIMLSNNGHVKLTDFGLCKESIHDGTVTHTFCGTIEYMAPEILMRSGHNRAVDWWSLGALMYDMLTGAPPFTAENRKKTIDKILKCKLNLPPYLTQEARDLLKKLLKRNASQRLGAGRGDVLEVQVHSFFRHTNWDDLLACKVDPPFKPFLQSADDVSQFDSKFTSQTPVDSPDDSTLSESANQVFLGFTYIAPSVLENMKEKFTYEPKSRSPRQLLGSPRTPVSPVKVKGDDGWSQGPPFPEVPTTTLPSSHPLTDTRMEVSSVEQMDINSGIEVSAPLPIKRPLGSTMGPFMPYPVLSKRPEHLRINL; from the exons ATGGCCGGTGTGTTTGATATCGATCTGGATCAGCCTGAGGAGAATGTAACGGACGATGAGCTCGCTGACGGG GCCCAGTTGAACGAATGTGTGGACAATGGCAGTGGAATTGAATT CAGGATGGAAGATTGTCAAAAGTTTGAAATCTCAGAAAACAACGTGAATCAAGGAACAGAGCAGATTCGTCCTGAGTGCTTCGAGTTGCTCCGTGTTTTGGGTAAAGGAGGCTATGGAAAG GTCTTTCAAGTACGCAAGGTTACTGGGATAACTTCTGGAAAGATATTTGCTATGAAGGTCTTAAAAAAG GCCATGATCATACGAAATGCGAAGGACACGGCTCACACTAAAGCAGAGAGGAGCATCCTGGAGGAAGTTAAGCATCCCTTTATTGTGGACCTTATATATGCCTTCCAGACAGGAGGCAAACTTTACCTCATACTCGAGTATCTTAGCG GTGGCGAGCTGTTCATGCAGCTGGAGAGGGAGGGCATCTTCATGGAGGACACGGCCTG CTTTTACCTAGCAGAAATTTCCAGGGCCTTGGGTCACCTCCACCAGAAAGGCATCATCTACAGAGATCTGAAACCAGAAAACATCATGCTTAGCAACAATG GTCACGTGAAGTTAACAGACTTTGGACTCTGTAAGGAGTCGATCCACGATGGCACAGTTACACACACCTTCTGTGGAACCATAGAGTACAT GGCACCAGAAATCCTAATGAGAAGTGGCCATAACCGAGCTGTGGACTGGTGGAGTCTGGGGGCTCTGATGTATGATATGCTAACAGGAGCT CCTCCTTTCACGGCCGAGAATCGCAAAAAGACCATTGATAAAATCCTGAAATGCAAACTAAACCTTCCTCCGTACCTTACTCAAGAAGCACGGGACCTTTTGAAAAAG CTGCTAAAGAGAAATGCATCACAGAGGTTGGGAGCAGGTCGAGGAGATGTATTAGAAGTTCAG GTTCACTCCTTCTTCAGACATACAAACTGGGATGATCTACTGGCTTGTAAAGTTGACCCACCTTTTAAGCCTTTTTTG CAATCAGCAGATGATGTTAGCCAGTTTGATTCAAAGTTTACCAGTCAGACTCCTGTAGACAGTCCAGATGATTCAACACTCAGCGAAAGTGCCAATCAAGTCTTCCTG GGCTTTACGTACATAGCTCCATCTGTGCTCGAAAACATGAAGGAAAAGTTCACATACGAGCCAAAATCCCGTTCACCTCGCCAGCTTCTGGGAAGCCCGAGAACACCAGTGAG TCCTGTAAAGGTTAAAGGGGATGATGGTTGGTCTCAAGGTCCACCCTTCCCAGAAGTCCCCACAACCACATTGCCCTCCTCACACCCCCTCACTGATACAAGAATGGAGGTGTCCAGTGTGGAGCAGATGGACATTAACAGCGGCATAGAGGTTTCTGCCCCGCTTCCCATCAAAAGGCCTTTGGGATCCACCATGGGACCATTCATGCCTTACCCTGTGCTTTCCAAGAGGCCTGAACATTTGAGAATCAATCTATGA
- the rps6kb1a gene encoding ribosomal protein S6 kinase beta-1 isoform X4, which produces MAGVFDIDLDQPEENVTDDELADGAQLNECVDNGSGIELMEDCQKFEISENNVNQGTEQIRPECFELLRVLGKGGYGKVFQVRKVTGITSGKIFAMKVLKKAMIIRNAKDTAHTKAERSILEEVKHPFIVDLIYAFQTGGKLYLILEYLSGGELFMQLEREGIFMEDTACFYLAEISRALGHLHQKGIIYRDLKPENIMLSNNGHVKLTDFGLCKESIHDGTVTHTFCGTIEYMAPEILMRSGHNRAVDWWSLGALMYDMLTGAPPFTAENRKKTIDKILKCKLNLPPYLTQEARDLLKKLLKRNASQRLGAGRGDVLEVQVHSFFRHTNWDDLLACKVDPPFKPFLQSADDVSQFDSKFTSQTPVDSPDDSTLSESANQVFLGFTYIAPSVLENMKEKFTYEPKSRSPRQLLGSPRTPVSPVKVKGDDGWSQGPPFPEVPTTTLPSSHPLTDTRMEVSSVEQMDINSGIEVSAPLPIKRPLGSTMGPFMPYPVLSKRPEHLRINL; this is translated from the exons ATGGCCGGTGTGTTTGATATCGATCTGGATCAGCCTGAGGAGAATGTAACGGACGATGAGCTCGCTGACGGG GCCCAGTTGAACGAATGTGTGGACAATGGCAGTGGAATTGAATT GATGGAAGATTGTCAAAAGTTTGAAATCTCAGAAAACAACGTGAATCAAGGAACAGAGCAGATTCGTCCTGAGTGCTTCGAGTTGCTCCGTGTTTTGGGTAAAGGAGGCTATGGAAAG GTCTTTCAAGTACGCAAGGTTACTGGGATAACTTCTGGAAAGATATTTGCTATGAAGGTCTTAAAAAAG GCCATGATCATACGAAATGCGAAGGACACGGCTCACACTAAAGCAGAGAGGAGCATCCTGGAGGAAGTTAAGCATCCCTTTATTGTGGACCTTATATATGCCTTCCAGACAGGAGGCAAACTTTACCTCATACTCGAGTATCTTAGCG GTGGCGAGCTGTTCATGCAGCTGGAGAGGGAGGGCATCTTCATGGAGGACACGGCCTG CTTTTACCTAGCAGAAATTTCCAGGGCCTTGGGTCACCTCCACCAGAAAGGCATCATCTACAGAGATCTGAAACCAGAAAACATCATGCTTAGCAACAATG GTCACGTGAAGTTAACAGACTTTGGACTCTGTAAGGAGTCGATCCACGATGGCACAGTTACACACACCTTCTGTGGAACCATAGAGTACAT GGCACCAGAAATCCTAATGAGAAGTGGCCATAACCGAGCTGTGGACTGGTGGAGTCTGGGGGCTCTGATGTATGATATGCTAACAGGAGCT CCTCCTTTCACGGCCGAGAATCGCAAAAAGACCATTGATAAAATCCTGAAATGCAAACTAAACCTTCCTCCGTACCTTACTCAAGAAGCACGGGACCTTTTGAAAAAG CTGCTAAAGAGAAATGCATCACAGAGGTTGGGAGCAGGTCGAGGAGATGTATTAGAAGTTCAG GTTCACTCCTTCTTCAGACATACAAACTGGGATGATCTACTGGCTTGTAAAGTTGACCCACCTTTTAAGCCTTTTTTG CAATCAGCAGATGATGTTAGCCAGTTTGATTCAAAGTTTACCAGTCAGACTCCTGTAGACAGTCCAGATGATTCAACACTCAGCGAAAGTGCCAATCAAGTCTTCCTG GGCTTTACGTACATAGCTCCATCTGTGCTCGAAAACATGAAGGAAAAGTTCACATACGAGCCAAAATCCCGTTCACCTCGCCAGCTTCTGGGAAGCCCGAGAACACCAGTGAG TCCTGTAAAGGTTAAAGGGGATGATGGTTGGTCTCAAGGTCCACCCTTCCCAGAAGTCCCCACAACCACATTGCCCTCCTCACACCCCCTCACTGATACAAGAATGGAGGTGTCCAGTGTGGAGCAGATGGACATTAACAGCGGCATAGAGGTTTCTGCCCCGCTTCCCATCAAAAGGCCTTTGGGATCCACCATGGGACCATTCATGCCTTACCCTGTGCTTTCCAAGAGGCCTGAACATTTGAGAATCAATCTATGA